One part of the Magallana gigas chromosome 5, xbMagGiga1.1, whole genome shotgun sequence genome encodes these proteins:
- the LOC117683811 gene encoding uncharacterized protein: protein MAQKSLSELKNCHSGTSKPVPYSDGVTVVVVKKGHTAKFLDSNGQQGELLNFSVADKSASMLATLSDKTKHSKIVEGKTFLVRNFILKGGKITMSSKTSIMGKPSLEIPDEIRTSAVQLILPLSPEKKVAEVHTAPLRSICSVKGQVIKNEATRTVRVSGSETTIRTITIEENSSTIEITLWRELAELAINIGDTLQITHCLLNEWQGTKALNTTRNTTIQEIQPLEANVSGTVQALSLTETSWEVCLKEDNKEQYRDIVIEKDMMQNALSHIDEACLLTEEELENVLINRIPFKLQAVMMGSRILNLQLGILPAKQIPHPQFEKME, encoded by the exons ATGGCTCAGAAAAGCCTGTCAGAGCTTAAAAACTGTCACAGTGGGACCTCTAAGCCAGTTCCTTACTCAGATGGAGTAACCGTGGTGGTAGTTAAGAAAGGTCACACAGCAAAGTTTCTCGATAGTAACGGACAACAGGGGGAACTACTAAACTTCAGTGTTGCAGACAAATCTGCTTCCATGTTGGCCACACTTTCTGACAAAACCAAACACAGCAAAATTGTTGAAGGGAAAACTTTCCTTGTTCGAAACTTCATCCTGAAAGGAGGGAAGATAACAATGTCGTCCAAAACCTCCATCATGGGTAAACCTAGCCTAGAAATTCCAGATGAAATCAGGACAAGTGCTGTCCAGTTAATCTTACCACTTTCTCCTGAAAAGAAAGTTGCAGAAGTGCACACTGCTCCCCTCAGAAGCATCTGCTCTGTGAAAGGTCAAGTGATTAAG AATGAGGCTACAAGAACTGTAAGAGTAAGTGGATCAGAAACAACTATAAGGACCATTACAATTGAAGAGAACAGTTCTACCATCGAGATTACTTTATGGCGAGAACTTGCTGAACTAGCGATAAACATTGGGGACACCCTGCAAATCACACACTGTCTCCTGAATGAGTGGCAAGGAACGAAAGCCCTCAATACGACTAGGAACACCACGATACAG GAAATACAGCCCTTGGAAGCAAATGTATCAGGAACAGTGCAAGCCCTTAGTTTAACAGAAACTTCCTGGGAAGTCTGCCTCAAAGAAGACAACAAAGAACAATATAGAGACATTGTTATTGAAAAAGACATGATGCAAAATGCATTAAGCCATATTGACGAAGCCTGCCTTCTGACAGAAGAGGAGTTAGAAAACGTCCTTATCAACAGAATTCCATTCAAACTTCAAGCTGTCATGATGGGATCAAGAATTCTTAATCTGCAACTTGGAATTTTACCAGCAAAGCAGATTCCACATCCACAATTTGAGAAAATGGAATGA
- the LOC105323935 gene encoding uncharacterized protein encodes MRNVTDSPRTKTNKLLRGQSVSKEVKRMLNFHHAIIKGLREKYKQARKRKTQRAIVNILPSKLLRKYRLKSVAAGAIGYSRKRILTAMSTKSSNCGNKRIQRIQTAVKIFLQRDDNSRSSAGKKETITRFKIKKQKRFLNDDMKNLHAKFLSENPEMGISYSFFCRVRPFWVVKATEKDRQTCLCIKHENLQYQADRLRDLNIIGTSNINVLADMICCDSDSKTCMYKECITCKEKVITVDALENDLGKQINWKKWTTRRVEKVKKVQGEEIKYTTSMTTREEEQGTVETLVEDFQANLKKTCRHLYNIKHQYAVLRKLKENMTENEIIIHIDFSENYSCKYNKEIQSVHFGPSQTQVTLHTGVVYFKGECTLSFCTVSDYNKHGPPAIWAHLKPILAHVKDVHSTIDTVYFVSDGPTTQYRCKANFYLLSSYFFDLGFKIGNWTFLEAGHGKGPADGIGGAVKRSADAVVAHGGSITDAKTMMSALENTGTKIKFFLITEADVEPIQKHLPLNLDTVPQTMKLHQVFTNRRCAVQVRVLSCFCQKPDMCSCFTPTPFTFTHEASTASPTTSTENSVDTFQKSIDNQLVGKWCVVLYDDIPYPGVVQNVDDDDVEVQVMHKIGNNRYFWPMIPDILWYNHSQIICEISEPTKVGSRHYQLSKSDWDKVVKVVDV; translated from the exons atGAGAAATGTAACAGACTCACCGAGAACAAAAACTAACAAATTACTCAGAGGCCAAAGTGTTTCTAAAGAAGTAAAACGTATGTTGAACTTTCACCATGCAATCATAAAAGGATTAAGAGAGAAGTATAAACAAgccagaaaaagaaaaacccaGAGAGCAATTGTCAACATTTTACCTTCCAAGTTATTGCGAAAGTATAGACTAAAATCTGTCGCTGCTGGGGCAATCGGATACTCAAGAAAAAGAATTCTTACTGCAATGAGCACAAAATCTTCAAATTGCGGAAATAAAAGAATTCAAAGAATACAAACAGCAGTCAAAATCTTTCTGCAAAGGGATGACAACAGCCGGTCCTCTGCTGGGAAGAAAGAAACAATCACCAGGTTTAAGATAAAGAAGCAGAAACGATTTCTTAATGATGATATGAAAAACCTACATGCTAAATTTCTAAGTGAGAACCCAGAAATGGGAATATCATATTCCTTCTTCTGTAGAGTCAGACCATTTTGGGTAGTAAAAGCAACAGAAAAGGACAGGCAAACTTGCTTGTGTATCAAACATGAAAATCTTCAATACCAAGCAGACAGATTAAGGGATCTGAATATCATTGGGACGTCAAACATTAATGTCCTCGCAGATATGATTTGCTGTGACTCAGATAGCAAGACGTGCATGTATAAGGAATGCATAACATGCAAAGAAAAGGTGATTACCGTAGATGCTCTTGAAAATGACCTAGGAAAACAGATAAATTGGAAGAAATGGACAACTCGTAGGGTCGAGAAAGTTAAAAAGGTACAAGGTGAAGAAATAAAGTACACTACATCCATGACTACCAGAGAAGAAGAGCAAGGCACAGTCGAGACATTAGTTGAAGATTTTCAGGCAAACCTTAAGAAAACTTGTCGACATTTATACAACATAAAGCACCAATATGCTGTATTACGAAAActtaaagaaaatatgacagaaaatgaaatcataattcatattgatttttcagaaaattacagttgtaaatataacaaagaaattCAAAGTGTCCACTTTGGTCCAAGTCAAACTCAAGTTACTTTACACACGGGTGTGGTGTACTTCAAAGGAGAATGCACCCTGTCGTTCTGCACTGTATCCGACTACAATAAGCACGGACCCCCTGCAATATGGGCTCATCTAAAACCTATTCTAGCCCATGTAAAGGATGTGCATTCCACAATAGATACTGTCTACTTTGTTAGCGACGGTCCGACCACTCAGTATAGGTGCAAAGCAAACTTCTATCTCTTATCGTCATACTTTTTTGATCTTGGGTTTAAGATCGGCAACTGGACATTTCTTGAGGCAGGGCATGGTAAGGGTCCAGCAGATGGGATCGGGGGTGCAGTAAAACGGTCGGCTGATGCTGTCGTTGCGCATGGTGGGAGTATTACAGATGCTAAAACCATGATGTCTGCTCTAGAAAACACTGGGACAAAAATAAAGTTCTTTCTCATCACAGAGGCAGATGTAGAGCCAATCCAGAAGCATCTCCCATTGAACCTAGACACGGTACCACAGACGATGAAACTTCACCAG GTGTTTACAAATAGAAGATGCGCCGTTCAAGTTCGTGTCCTGAGCTGCTTTTGTCAAAAACCAGACATGTGCTCTTGTTTTACACCCACTCCATTCACTTTTACTCATGAAGCTTCGACAGCCTCTCCGACTACATCAACAGAAAATTCAGTAGACACTTTCCAAAAGTCTATAGATAACCAGTTAGTAGGGAAATGGTGTGTTGTTTTATATGATGATATTCCATATCCTGGTGTTGTACAAAAcgttgatgatgatgatgttgaaGTCCAAGTGATGCACAAAATCGGAAATAACCGATACTTTTGGCCCATGATTCCAGATATATTGTGGTACAATCATTCGcaaattatttgtgaaataagtGAACCGACTAAGGTTGGTTCTAGGCATTATCAGCTTTCTAAGTCCGACTGGGATAAAGTGGTGAAAGTggttgatgtttaa